From the genome of Lysinibacter sp. HNR:
GCGTTTAATACGGGTGGCGCTCCACCCCGAGGCGGTCATCTTTTTAGACGTCCAATCGAGTAAAAGTATTAGCGATTGCCACCGCCCGCAGGGGCGCGGCAGCCTTATTCTGAGACTCTTCAAATTCTAGTTGCGGAACGGAATCCGCCACTATTCCCCCGCCGGCCTGCACGTGTGCCGTGTCGCCAATAATGGTTGCGGTACGGATAGCAATGGCCAGATCCGCCACTCCACTCAGCCCGAAATACCCCACCACGCCACCATAGAGTCCACGCTGTACCGGCTCAAGCGCATCAATAATCTCGAGCGCACGCGGTTTGGGCGCACCGGAGAGAGTTCCCGCTGGAAAGGTCGCCCGGAACACATCGATGAGGCTGCTGTCGTCTCGAAGATCACCCTCAACCGTAGAGACGATATGCATAATATGGCTAAAACGCTCAACCCTCATAAACTCAGTTACCGCCACGCTCGAGGAGTCACACACGCGAAGCAGGTCGTTGCGGGCCAGGTCAACCAGCATAAGGTGTTCCGCACGCTCTTTTTCATCGGTGATGAGCTCCTGTTCAAACGCCTGATCTTTTTCGGGAGTTGTACCGCGCGGCTTAGAGCCAGCGATCGGATGCGTAATCACACGCCCCTCCTGCACCTTCACCAGGGCCTCCGGGCTAGATCCGACGATCGAATACGGGCCCACCCCGTCGGCCTCAAAATTGAAAAGATAGAGATAGGGGCTGGGATTGAGGTGACGCAGAACCCGGTAGACGTCGAGAGGGTCGGCACTGCACTCAAGGTCAAAGCGTTGCGAAATCACAACCTGAAATATGTCACCGTCCACGATATGCCGCTTGGCAACCTCAACCGCCTCAAGGAACTCCTGGCGCTCGCTGCGAGGACGGGGATGTGGCACAGCCGAGAAATCTGCGACTGCCAGGGGGGTCGGAGCGGGGGCAGCAAGACGTTCCTGCAGGCTGTTCAATCGCGATTGGGCGTCCGCCCACAGGTCATCGGCGTCATCGACCCCGTCGTTCAGGACATTCGCAATGAGTGTGACGGTTCCCTCACGGTGATCAATCACGATGAGTTCTGAAACGAAGCTGAGTGCCTGTCCCGGAAGCGTAAAGTCGGCCGGGGGCTGCCCGGGAAGATCTTCAAGCTGACGAACCGCCTCCCATCCGATAAACCCGACCAACCCACCCGTGAGCGCCGGAAAGCCGGGAATCGCAGGTGAATTCCAACGGGTGACAATGGTGTCAACCGCAGCGAGAGGTGCAAGACCGGTAAGAGATACGCCGGCAACCCGCTCCTCAGAGAGGCCGTACCCAACCCAGGTAGAGGCCTCTTCGTGCTGTGTGAGAACCCCAAACGATCCCGCCCCGATAAAGCTAAAGCGAGTCCACACCCCACCCTGCTCCGCTGACTCGAGAAGAAAAGTTCCGGGGGCACCGGCGGCGACCTTGCGGTAGATAGAAACGGGAGAATCGCTATCGGAAAAGAGCACCCGCGAAACGGGGACAGCGCGGTGAGTCGTCAGGAGTTGTAAAAACTCTTTTCGGTCTGTGGAATGGTGTGAAACACCGATCATTGTGGCTACTCTTCCCCCCGATGGAACGGGTTAAATTCCAGATTACGATCCGTAAAGCATGTTACAGAACCAGTATGGCAGGCAACACCAACCTGCTCCACCCGGACAAGAAGGGTATCACCATCGCAGTCCAGGGCAATCCCGCGAACATATTGGTGATGCCCCGAGGTATCCCCCTTACGCCAGAGCTCACCCCGCGAGCGCGACCAGAACGTAACTCGGCCCTCTCGGAGGGTGATGTCGAGTGCCTCTCTATTCATCCAGGCGAGCATCAGAACCTCGTCTGTGAGGTGATTTTGCACGACCACCGGCACAAGACCGTCGGCGTTATAAACGACACGCTCTACACTGGCGGTACCGGGCGTTATATCGGTCACAAGCGCACCTCTTTACCCGCGTTACGAAGAGCGTGCTTGACCTCACCAATAGTCATGGTTCCATCGTGAAAAACAGAGGCCGCGAGAACCGCATCAGCGCCCGCGTCAACAGCGGGGGCAAAGTGCTCGCGTTTCCCAGCACCACCCGAGGCGATGATGGGCACACTGCTTGCCTCTCTTACAGCGGTGATGAGTTCGAGGTCAAAACCAGCGAGTGTACCGTCGGCGTCCATCGAGTTGACGAGGATTTCACCAGCACCCCGTTCCACCACCTCGCGCACCCACGCGATAGCGTCGATGTCTGTTTCGCGCTTACCTCCGTGTGTTGTAAGGACAAAGCCGGAGGGGGTTTTCTCTGAGCGTTTGGTGTCGAGCGACAGGACAATAACCTGCGCACCAAAGCGATCCGCTATCTCGTTAATGAGTCCGGGCCTGGCGATTGCTGCGCTGTTGATGCCCACCTTATCGGCACCGTGCCCCAGGAGACGGGTAACGTCTTCTACCGAGCGGACGCCGCCGCCAACCGTCAGGGGTATAAAAACCTGTTCCGCTGTGCGACGTACCATCTCGTAGGTTGTTGCGCTGTTCTCGACGGTGGCTGTCACATCGAGGAAGGTAAGTTCGTCCGCACCCTGTTCGTAGTAGGTGGCTGCGAGTTCCACGGGATCACCCGCATCTCTGAGGTTGAGGAAGTTAACTCCCTTGACGACACGACCACCCGCAACGTCGAGGCACGGGATGACGCGAGTGGCTACTGACATTTTTTTGTCCTTTAATCTCTCGCTACTCACGCGAGAAGGGTAGTGGGTGGGGTTGGCGTGTTAGAGACGGGCTGCATGGATGGCTGTGACAAGAATCGCGCGCGCTCCCAGCTCATACAGGTTGTCCATCATGCGGTTGGCTTCGTGGCGAGGAATCATAACCCGCACCGCCACCCAGCGTTCGTCACGTAGTGGTGAGATTGTGGGTGACTCGATTCCGGGGGCGAGTTGAACTGCCTCGTCCAGCTTTTCTGAGGGCAGGTCGTAGTCCATGATTACATATTGGCGGGCAACAAGTACTCCACGCAGCCGGCGCAGTAGGGTTTCCAGCCCGTTAGCCTGTTCGGGGGCGCTGATGAGGATTGCGGAGGATTCGAGGATCACCGGCCCGAAGACCTCAAGCCCGGCTGCTCGAAGCGTTGCGCCGGTCTCGACAACGTCGGCGATGGCGTCTGCCACACCCAACCGGACGGCAGATTCAACCGCCCCCTCTAGTTTCACCAGGATTGCGGTAACGCCGTGTGTCTGAAGAAAGTTGTGGACGAGCTGAGGGTAGCTGGTGGCGATACGCAGACCCTCAAGCTGGGTGATGTCGGTGTACTCGCCCACGGGTGCGGCAAAACGAAAGGTGGAGCGGGCAAAGTCTAGGCTGGTTACCTCGAAGGCGCTTGAATCCGAGTCGAGCAGGAGGTCGCGACCCGTGATGCCCACGTCTACGGCTCCCAGGCCCACATGGGTGGCGATATCGCGGGGGCGCAGGTAGAAGAATTCCACGTTGTTAGCGCTGTCGGTATAGACCAGCTGCTTAACATCGCGGCGCAGGGCGTAGCCCGCCTCGGCGAGCATCTGATTGGCGGTCTCGGATAGTGAGCCCTTATTGGGAACGGCGATACGCAACATATCTGAGGTGTCTCTCGGTTATTAAAAATGATGGGGGGGGTTAAAGGTGGCGGTAAATATCGTCTGTTGTGAGACCCTTGGCCAACATCATCACCTGTAGGTGATAGAGCAGCTGCGAAATTTCCTCGGCAGTTTCCTCTTGAGACTCGTACTCGGCGGCCATCCACACCTCGGCGGCCTCCTCGACAATCTTTTTGCCGATGCTGTGCACTCCCGCGTCTAGCTGGGCAACCGTGGCTGAGCCCTCGGGACGTGTCTTGGCCTTGCGGGCGAGTTCTTCAAAGAGCTCATCGAATGTTTTCACGTAGATCAGATTATCGTCTTTAGTGACCGCCATGCGCACGGACCGCTTCACGCAGTGTGGCAATGTTGTCGGCAGGAACCCCACCGAACACACTTGATCCCGCCACAAAGGTATCCGCACCGGCCTCCGCCGCCGCCGTGATGGTGTCTGCGGTGATGCCACCGTCGACCTGGAGCCACACGTCAATTTCTAGGCGTTTTCGTGCATCGTTCAGAAGTCGGAGTTTGGGCATCGTATCGGCCATAAATTTTTGCCCTCCAAAACCGGGTTCCACCGTCATGACCAGTATTTGATCAAACTCCCCCAGTATGTCCAGATATTGCTCTGCTCGGGTGCCCGGTTTTAAGGCGAGGCTGGCTCGTGAACCAATCTGTCGAATTTTACGAGCTAGGGCTACCGGTTCGGCTGTGGCTTCCGCATGGAAGGTGACGGAAAACGCCCCCATTTCGGCGTATCCGGGTGCCCAACGTTCGGGATTTTCAATCATGAGGTGAATATCAAGCGGGATTGGCGAAACCTGCTGGAGCCTTTCAGCAACGGGGAGCCCCAGGGTGAGGTTGGGCACAAAGTGGTTGTCCATCACGTCCACATGAGCGGCATCAGCTGTGCTAATGCGTTGCAGCTCGGTTTCAAGGTTGGCAAAATCCGCCGATAGGATGCTGGGGTAAATTCGCTGACTCACACCCTTTATCCTAACTTTTTAAAGAGAGACACAAACATTGCGTCGGTTCCGTGGCGATGCGGCCAGAGCTGTACGGAAAGGTCGTTACCGTGCGAGTCTTTGCCATCGTTACTGCTATCACCCTTGCCGCCACCCCGAGAGTCCTCACGGGGTGGGGCAACACCAAGATCAACAGGTTCCGGAGCCAGGCGTTGGAGAATTTCTCGCGCTGAGAGCTCGGTCATCTGCGGATGTTTCTTGAGCATTCCGTTCACCACCGTACGGGTTTCCGCGCGGTGTGGTGAGCAGGTCACATAGGCGAGAAGCCCTCCCGGCTTAAGCGCCGTCACCGCGGCCTCGAGCAGAGCATCCTGTAGCGATGTGAGCGGAGGTATGTCCGTGGGGTCTTTACGCCACCTGGCTTCCGGACGACGGCGCAGCGCACCAAGACCGGTGCAGGGTGCATCAACCATAATTCGGTGAAAACCTTCCGGGTAGCGCCCGGGTATTGTTTGGCCTTCACCCACCACAACGTCAACCGCGTCCTGAACCGCAATAACGGACTTTCGTACGAGGTTGGCCCGCGCCGGAACCACTTCGTTTGCAATCACGTGAGCACCGCCCAGACGGGCCTCCGCACCAAGGATGGCACTTTTACCTCCGGGGCCGGCACACATGTCCAGCCACATCTCGCCTTCTTCCACCTCGCGAGCACGGGTCAAAATGAGGGCGGCCACCTGAGAGCCCTGGTCTTGCACACGTATCCAGCCGTTGCTAGGTCCCGTCACTTGGGAGGGGTCGCCCCTCTCGAGAGTGTGACCTAGCGGAGAGACGGTTGACGCGGTGGCTCGGGTATCCTGGGAAATATTTTTGGGGCTTCCCGGCAGGGTAACCAGGCTTACTCGCGGTGATCGATTATCTGCCGTCAGCAGTTCCTTGATCTCCTCAGCGCGGCCTTCCGCACGCAGGGATGCTCGAAAGGCCCGGATGACCCACTCGGGGTGTGAGAACTGTGCCGAAAGCCTCGCGTCTGCGTTCGTGAGTTCTCCCAGCACGTCCTCCAGCCACTCCTCGGGTTGCCTACGTCCGAGGCTTCGCAAGACCCCGTTCACAAACCCAACCGCAGATTGACGTCCAACTCGCTTCTGAATATCAACCGTCTCATAGACCGCAGCGTGTACGGGGGTACGCATCCCCAAAATCTGGTGTGCCCCCATTCGGAGCACCACGAGAGCAACCGGGTCGATTGTGTGCAGATCACGCCCGGCAACACGTTCGATAACCCGGTCGTAGTATCCCTGCATCCGCAGGGTTCCGTAAACTAGTTCTGTTGCAAACCCTCGATCGGAGGAATCCAGCCCTGAACTGCGGAGGCGAGAAGGGAGGACCAAGTTTGCATAGGCGTCGGAGTCACGCACCTCGGCCAGAACTTCGTAGGCTAGCAACCGGGCATTTATTGATCGTTCTTGTGAAGCATTGGTGCTTTGTTTTTCTGTGCTATCACGGTTCATCGTGCTACTACCTCCGATTGTGACAGGCCACGAAACCAGTCTGCGGCATCCATCGCACGTTTACCGGAGGGCTGCACTCTGACCAGCACGACCGGATCGTCGGCTGTGCCCACCCACACGCGCGCCCTGTGAAGAATCATCTGTCCGGGTCTGAGCAGCCCGTCGCTCGTTCCTGTGAGCTGTGCAGTAAGGGAAGGTATCTCTGCGTCTTGTTGCAGAGAAAGAACTTTAACGCGTTGCCCCGCGATCTCAGTGTACGCTCCGGGCTCGGGGGTAACCCCTCGATACCTGGCAATAACAAGTGCCGCGGGTCGTGTCCAGTCAAGCTGACCGTCAGCGTTGGTGAGCTTGTGTGCGTAGCTACTCTGGCCCTTTTGGGGCTGCAACATGATGTTACCCCGAGAGATCTCTTCCAGGCCTCGAACCAGGTCGTAAGCGCCCTCTTGAGCATAGTGGGTAAGTACATCGCCCGCGGTTGCGGTTGCGGGCAGGGGAATGACGCGCTGGCTCAGAACGTCACCCTCATCGAGTGCCGCCACCAATTGGAAAATAGTAACCCCGTTCTGACTGTCTGCGGCCATAAGCGATCGTTGAACCGGCGCGGCCCCGCGCCACCGAGGCAAGAGCGAAAAATGCAGGTTAAACCATCCGTGGGTGGGAACATCAAGCATCGTTTGGGGAACCAATCCCCCGTACGCCACTATTACTCCCACTTCGGGACGGAGCTGTGCTATCGCATCGGTCACCTCAGGGGTAAGACGATTGGTGCGGGTAACGCTCAACCCCAGTTCTTCTGCCGCGAGCGCAACGGGTGAGGGAGTCATGACCTTTTTACGTCCAACGGGGGCGTCTTCCCGAGTAATCACCGCAACAACGCTGTGCCCGGCCTGGACTAGCGAGCGCAGGCTGGGCACGGCCACGTCGGGGGTACCAGCAAATACGATCCGCAACTGTGTTACTCCTTGAATAGGGTTCGATTCAAAAACACCAGTTTACCCGCTGTTATCATCATGCCGAGTGCGGAAGTGGTGGCTCACGCGCTATTACTCACCCGCTGTGTGTGCAGAGAAGGCTTCTTAGGGTGTTGAGGGAACGCTATCTGGAAGACACCAACGGATTTTATCAACTGTGAAAGTAAGACACTCGTCGGTTTTTGCGTATTTAAACGGACGCTTAAACTGATTCTCTAGACGTAGCTGTTCCTGGGACGGAACAGCTGCACCTCCTCCAACAGCAACTTGTGAACCGACAAAAAAGTCCTGAGAGAAAAAGTTTCCTTTCACTTCCGCGGGACCCGACGCGGGAACACCCCGCACGAGAACGCTCTGGCGATTACTGGTTCCTACTCTGCCGTAATCGAAGAAGTTATTGGTAATGTCGACGTATTCGCCACCGACCGTGGTGCCTGTGCCGGCGTGCATATCAAATTGATGGTAGGCCTGCTTACCGCCACCCTGTAGTACAAGATTCTCCGTTGCGGTGTATCCCTCACCAACCTGGCCGGAACCCGCAATTGCGTGTCGGTTTCGATCAAAAACATTGCGTCGGATCGTGGCCGTTGCATTGCCGTTCTGGACCACAACACCGTACCCCGTGGCATAGCCGTTGCTCTCCACAAGAAAATTGTCGTGAATGTAGTTGTTCTCAACCAGGACATTTGTGGTTGTTTTGATCGAGAGAGCGGAGTAGGACCACCCGGCAAGCTCCGAATTCCGGATGA
Proteins encoded in this window:
- the fmt gene encoding methionyl-tRNA formyltransferase translates to MRIVFAGTPDVAVPSLRSLVQAGHSVVAVITREDAPVGRKKVMTPSPVALAAEELGLSVTRTNRLTPEVTDAIAQLRPEVGVIVAYGGLVPQTMLDVPTHGWFNLHFSLLPRWRGAAPVQRSLMAADSQNGVTIFQLVAALDEGDVLSQRVIPLPATATAGDVLTHYAQEGAYDLVRGLEEISRGNIMLQPQKGQSSYAHKLTNADGQLDWTRPAALVIARYRGVTPEPGAYTEIAGQRVKVLSLQQDAEIPSLTAQLTGTSDGLLRPGQMILHRARVWVGTADDPVVLVRVQPSGKRAMDAADWFRGLSQSEVVAR
- a CDS encoding transcription antitermination factor NusB, with the translated sequence MNRDSTEKQSTNASQERSINARLLAYEVLAEVRDSDAYANLVLPSRLRSSGLDSSDRGFATELVYGTLRMQGYYDRVIERVAGRDLHTIDPVALVVLRMGAHQILGMRTPVHAAVYETVDIQKRVGRQSAVGFVNGVLRSLGRRQPEEWLEDVLGELTNADARLSAQFSHPEWVIRAFRASLRAEGRAEEIKELLTADNRSPRVSLVTLPGSPKNISQDTRATASTVSPLGHTLERGDPSQVTGPSNGWIRVQDQGSQVAALILTRAREVEEGEMWLDMCAGPGGKSAILGAEARLGGAHVIANEVVPARANLVRKSVIAVQDAVDVVVGEGQTIPGRYPEGFHRIMVDAPCTGLGALRRRPEARWRKDPTDIPPLTSLQDALLEAAVTALKPGGLLAYVTCSPHRAETRTVVNGMLKKHPQMTELSAREILQRLAPEPVDLGVAPPREDSRGGGKGDSSNDGKDSHGNDLSVQLWPHRHGTDAMFVSLFKKLG
- the hisI gene encoding phosphoribosyl-AMP cyclohydrolase gives rise to the protein MTDITPGTASVERVVYNADGLVPVVVQNHLTDEVLMLAWMNREALDITLREGRVTFWSRSRGELWRKGDTSGHHQYVRGIALDCDGDTLLVRVEQVGVACHTGSVTCFTDRNLEFNPFHRGEE
- the hisF gene encoding imidazole glycerol phosphate synthase subunit HisF; this encodes MSVATRVIPCLDVAGGRVVKGVNFLNLRDAGDPVELAATYYEQGADELTFLDVTATVENSATTYEMVRRTAEQVFIPLTVGGGVRSVEDVTRLLGHGADKVGINSAAIARPGLINEIADRFGAQVIVLSLDTKRSEKTPSGFVLTTHGGKRETDIDAIAWVREVVERGAGEILVNSMDADGTLAGFDLELITAVREASSVPIIASGGAGKREHFAPAVDAGADAVLAASVFHDGTMTIGEVKHALRNAGKEVRL
- a CDS encoding anthranilate synthase component I, with amino-acid sequence MIGVSHHSTDRKEFLQLLTTHRAVPVSRVLFSDSDSPVSIYRKVAAGAPGTFLLESAEQGGVWTRFSFIGAGSFGVLTQHEEASTWVGYGLSEERVAGVSLTGLAPLAAVDTIVTRWNSPAIPGFPALTGGLVGFIGWEAVRQLEDLPGQPPADFTLPGQALSFVSELIVIDHREGTVTLIANVLNDGVDDADDLWADAQSRLNSLQERLAAPAPTPLAVADFSAVPHPRPRSERQEFLEAVEVAKRHIVDGDIFQVVISQRFDLECSADPLDVYRVLRHLNPSPYLYLFNFEADGVGPYSIVGSSPEALVKVQEGRVITHPIAGSKPRGTTPEKDQAFEQELITDEKERAEHLMLVDLARNDLLRVCDSSSVAVTEFMRVERFSHIMHIVSTVEGDLRDDSSLIDVFRATFPAGTLSGAPKPRALEIIDALEPVQRGLYGGVVGYFGLSGVADLAIAIRTATIIGDTAHVQAGGGIVADSVPQLEFEESQNKAAAPLRAVAIANTFTRLDV
- the rpe gene encoding ribulose-phosphate 3-epimerase; the protein is MSQRIYPSILSADFANLETELQRISTADAAHVDVMDNHFVPNLTLGLPVAERLQQVSPIPLDIHLMIENPERWAPGYAEMGAFSVTFHAEATAEPVALARKIRQIGSRASLALKPGTRAEQYLDILGEFDQILVMTVEPGFGGQKFMADTMPKLRLLNDARKRLEIDVWLQVDGGITADTITAAAEAGADTFVAGSSVFGGVPADNIATLREAVRAHGGH
- a CDS encoding phosphoribosyl-ATP diphosphatase, whose translation is MKTFDELFEELARKAKTRPEGSATVAQLDAGVHSIGKKIVEEAAEVWMAAEYESQEETAEEISQLLYHLQVMMLAKGLTTDDIYRHL
- a CDS encoding right-handed parallel beta-helix repeat-containing protein, which produces MLNNIGWRTRSVIALMVAGSAFTAANMPLSAVAAPFEQRQTTEASQTPWLGATSCSSSPDLQSATVAGSWAELRAAVNSGAPLIHIPGNAEITVPNEPNALRIKRNQQLVGDRCESRAGASLKIEAGNIHGKTYPVITMDSNARIEGLRILGPYHDPSAGFRILGVQTVSGSSGQIIRNSELAGWSYSALSIKTTTNVLVENNYIHDNFLVESNGYATGYGVVVQNGNATATIRRNVFDRNRHAIAGSGQVGEGYTATENLVLQGGGKQAYHQFDMHAGTGTTVGGEYVDITNNFFDYGRVGTSNRQSVLVRGVPASGPAEVKGNFFSQDFFVGSQVAVGGGAAVPSQEQLRLENQFKRPFKYAKTDECLTFTVDKIRWCLPDSVPSTP
- the hisG gene encoding ATP phosphoribosyltransferase, with translation MLRIAVPNKGSLSETANQMLAEAGYALRRDVKQLVYTDSANNVEFFYLRPRDIATHVGLGAVDVGITGRDLLLDSDSSAFEVTSLDFARSTFRFAAPVGEYTDITQLEGLRIATSYPQLVHNFLQTHGVTAILVKLEGAVESAVRLGVADAIADVVETGATLRAAGLEVFGPVILESSAILISAPEQANGLETLLRRLRGVLVARQYVIMDYDLPSEKLDEAVQLAPGIESPTISPLRDERWVAVRVMIPRHEANRMMDNLYELGARAILVTAIHAARL